The Toxoplasma gondii ME49 chromosome XI, whole genome shotgun sequence region gtcttgttcttctctctctctctctcttcgtcgctctctgggtcttgttcttctctctctctcttcgtcgctctctggctcttgttcttctctctctctctctcttcgtcgctctctgggtcttgttcttctctctctctctcttcgtcgctctctggctcttgttcttctctctctctctcttcgtcgctctctggctcttgttcttctctctatctctcttcgtcgctctctggctcttgttcttctctctctctggcgctcTCTGAcgcttgttcttctctctctctggcgctctgacttcgccgtctgtctcgctgtgTGCGAGAAGAAACTTCGCTCAGAACAAACTCCACTCTCCGCTTCTCAGAAACAACCACGAGGGCGACAAACGCTTTCGCGCccagaggacgagaaaggtTCTCTCGGCGCTGCGACGCAGCTTTCCTCCGTCTGCTTCCCTTGCCTGGAGCCTCCTGACGCAGGAAGAGGATGCGGAGGAGAGCGCGAACAAAGCGAGGAGGGAACGACTGAAAAACGCGACGAAAATGtgaggaacgagaggaaaccAGAAACGCAGGGAGGAAGGCAGtagagaaaagcggagagaagcagcggaaagagagatgaggagagagagaagaggaagaacaagatgAAAACGGTGAGCGACGGCACACcgtgaaaaagagagaataCACGGAGAGtgacaagaaggaaaacaaagtggagagaaagaacagacgagaaacggGAAGGTACAGGAGAGCCAAAAGCGGCTACACGAAAGGCGAGGAtctgcagaaaaagcagagagggacTCGGTTGGGGGTTGCAGCGGAGAGGTAAAAACCGCTACGCAGTGAAgttccttcgtctgcagaATGTCTAGATTgaacagaggcgaagaccGATTCTCGAGGCTGGAGAAACCAGGAGCCccaggcgaagaaagcgcCAAAGAAAGTgtgaacgaagaagagggaacagcTGCGAAGACACCCCAGTTGCCGAGCCGCGTTGCCCTTACAAGGGTGGAAaccgggtgtacagacaccggagaagaacgaaaacgcGGTTTCCGGCGCCGGAAGACGGCGTCTCCGCTTTTGgccagctgcatgcagctacGAGAAAAGGAATGGACCTTCTTGGGAcaggtggagacgaagagcgtTTTCTCAGAAGAAAAGTTTCTGAAGAGTGGGCATTCGAAAAAAGGCGCGAAAGGAGATCTCCAGACgagttgtttttctctcgagagTCTCCGTCTTGCCAGGTcgcgaactgcatgcaatgCAAGCATTCGGTCAATTGCGCTGAAGCGCCATGAAttcgtttcgttttttcgacctcctctgctccgccggtgtttcctctcttgcaACAGACAAGAGCGGCATGGCATCCCTCGTCGAGTACCAGAAAAAGAGTTTGGAGTTTgactctgctttctctgcaagTCGACGCTGCCGGCAAGACAAGTCTCCGAGGACATGTTTGCGCGTGAaaagtcgagagacagagacacctggCATTCTTCCTTGGAGTGTGGACGAGAAGTCTCCCGCGCTGAACAAATTCTTGGCACCGAAGACCAGCTTGAAAAAGTGACGGAGCAGAATTGCGGAGATTCCCccgctctctcttcaacTGGGTCCTCCCCGTCTCTGCTTGTGTCGAAACGAAGCGACAGGCAGGAGAGTCTTCCTGCCTTGTCTGCCGTGGaccgcgtctctccttggCGCGAAGCCACCGCCCTCGCTGCCAACAACGACGGAGCTCCCTGCAAATCCCCTCCAAGAGTCCCTTGCTGTGAACGCCTGCTGTCCACCCGCaagtcgccttcctctccccagGCTGGCCGCGTTGTGCCTCGCGACCTGCGCGCGGCCGGGTGTCCAGACGCCTAAACAGCGGCGGATCCTCGGCTTCTGGAGGCCCTCGAGAAAGACGGAATGACCTCTTTGAAAAAGGTTGGTTTGCCAGGAGGAAGCTAACGCAAtctttctgcttcgtgcGATAACCTCTGAGTCGTTCACTCTTCAAACGCCTACCGAGTGCAACTACGCGCCTGGACCAAAACAGGAATCTGCATATttatgcatgcgtctctcaCTTACGCGTACTCGACGCGTGTACGACGATGTCTTAAAAAACATAAAAGCGCTGTGTGCAGCTGTCCTATTTAAATCGCCGGGTCCTGTCTTCTGAGTACTTCCTGACGCGCCCAAGTGGTGCTCACAAAAAGTGTAAACTGAGTTCCTGTGTCGCTACAAGGACTCGCGCCAGCGAAAATCCGTCTACGCACTGCTTTTTGCCCGCAGCGAGtcaaaacagaagagagtgaaACTATCTGTCTCCACGCCGGACCTGTTGCTGAGCTACATCCAAGTCTGCCCAGTGTTTTCCGGAGTCACCtcggaaaacgaagagctCCCGAAAGAAGCGACTGCAGCGAGAGGGCGCTGCGAAGTCTTTGTGGGGCTTCGCAGGCCTCACAGGTGTACACACACGCAGGAACATTTCGCGGCGGACTGCATGCGGTTCGAAGGGGACGCTCCTCACAGGCGCCTCCACACaaaaaggacgagaagcgGGAAGTACAGAAACCCCGAGAAAAACATATGGCAcctcgaaaaagaaacgcgttctCCCCGACCGACATGGCGTTTCGTTGCTTCCTCCCATTCGCGTGACTCCGACGGAAGCGAGGCCGACAGTGTACCTGCGCTCGCGGAGACCAAAGGAGCGCAGACAGCGTCTGTCAGCCAGAAAGAGTTCGTCGAGCCATCACAGTGCAGAGAAGAGTTCCTTCGTGTGTGCTTGActctcctttcctgcttctccctcttttctcggaactcttctccgctttttcTGTTCCGTTTCTACCAGCGCCACCGAGACACTTGGACGAATTTGTAGAGGGTCATGCTGGCGGTGCACAGAGCCATGACGAACCACTGGCAGGCGTAGTTGAAGTGTGTGTGTTCGTCGGCCCAGAAGAGCAAGTAgtcgtctttccttttctgctggTACTTTGCGAATCTTTTTGGGATCTCAGCCAGGCCCAGAAGAGCcgcaaaggaagaagggtCTTCTGCGCCCAACTCTGCGGCGAGTGACCTCGGCAGCGACGCAAGAGTTGACATTCGCTCCCGAGatgcttccctctcctccttcgccggaacgtctttctctccgcgcgagccgtcctcctcttcgccctTGGCTCCAAGCCCCTGGCTCCGTTGCTCTGCTCGCCGGTCGCGgctctctcccgcgtctgcgccgacttcgccttctttcctttctcgcgagCGCTTCGCTGCTCGCACATCTTCGTCGTAGACGATGTCGTAGGCGTTGAGGATCATTGCGCCGGTCGCAGCTTTGTGAGGGACAGTGCCCGGTCGCAGCCCCTCCACCAAGTCCGCaggaacgaggaagatgaaCTGTGCGTCCTTCGGTCTGTTTCCGGCCAGGAGACACTGGCAGGTTGAGCTCGGAATTTCACCAGGCTCCAGAATGCCGCGCACAGTCACCCAGCCTGGGGGTTCGTCGCGCGTCTTCGCGTCGAGAGAACAGCCGCTGTCTCGCGCGAACGCGTCGCGCGCAGCCGCCGAGGCCTCCCAGCCACCGCCCGGCGTGGatccgctgcatgcgtcggcgAGCGCCGACCGCCCTTGCGCGAGGTTCACCTCCCGCGTTCGCCaggcgccttctctgcgggTCTCGGGGCGTCTGAACGGCGGCAGTTTCGCGTCCTCCGTCTGCAGATGTCCTTTGTTCACGAGGAGAACGTTGCCGTCTTCCAAACGCAGCGGAGACACCAGCAAGTACCCCGTGGTGCCAGGCTCCAAACCGGGTCGCGGACCCACCCGCAGCTCCGTCGAACTGTCCAACACACCTCGAGCGATCACCGGGCGATACGCCCATGCTGCCCTCaactcctcttctctctcgaacgAACTCTTCTCCACAACCgcaacagaagacgaagaagaacaagaagaagaaggaggagaagaaggagaatgCGCCGGGGAGGAAGAGTCGGAGTTCGTGGAAGGTAGCGGAGACAGGTTTTTGGCTTCTGCGTCGCACCTCCTGGCCTCCGCTCTCGCGCCttccttccgcgtctccggTCTCTCCTGCGTGGAGTCGGAGGATCCGTCTCCTGTGCATCTGTGGTCCTCGCTGGAGACGGTCCAGGGGAACGGCCCCCGAGTGACCCAGACGGCAGGCTTGCGCATCTGCGCGCGCCGGTACTCGATCAGCTGGTGcttccactgcatgcgggCGAGTTGCCAAaagccgagagcgaggaggcaggCCGAGGCGAGAGCGCCGGACCCAAGCAGCCACCAGCGTTCGCTCCCGCGGATGCCGTACTGCCGGTTGCGAACCGAGCGAAGCACAGGGCTCGTGACAGGGTCGCTGCGCCGGACGAGGCGAACGATGACGCCTCCCTCGACCTCCTGCGGATTTGGGAAGcgcagcgaagacgcagacagaacCGCGACGTCTTCCGGCGAACACGGGAGCAGCCTCTGGCCCGGCATCGAGCGCCCATGCGCGATAAATGGCAGCGGAGCCGAACATGCAGGCAGCGAAGCCGGCgccggagaagcaggagacagaggcgggagagcaggaggagaaacagacgagggGGGGGCAGATGAAGAACaggggggagaaggagaagaagtcgtggacgagaaagaacggagaggcgcGGGAAGCGGCAGGCGAGGACAGGGAGAGGACAGGCAGGTCGGTCTGACTGCGAGAGGCTTGAAGATCTGCCGGGCTGGTCGCCAGTGGGAGATTCtccaagggagagaggaggcgaagcgcggggagaagcgcggggagaagcggaaggcaGGAAGCGTCTCGGCGGAGGCCCCGCGGACCCTGAGAGCTGATTGTGTCACCATTTTCTCATGCTGGTGCCGAAGCACTTtcacagaagagacaaaaagccacagaaaagaggCGGCCAACACCACCCAagtgagagaaagaagcgaggcgTCAGAGCCAGACGAACAGtcaaaaaaacgaaggaaaaaaaaacaagacgaaagaaacgtTTCGATGTTCtcatctgtttcttcagagacGCCGGAAGTAAACCGAGTGAACCCTTGTCACCAATCACTCAAAAAAATCTGATAAAAACGCGTAGCGTTGTTCCACTACGTACGCACAGATTCACATAGACAGACCGGTAGAGAAATAAAGATAGATAAATGTAGGCATATAAatatagacagacagagaggcacagagatATAGATCTGCAGACAAAAAGAAATAGGTAGGTAGAAAGACAAATATAGatagagacacagacgaaaggagacagacagaggtaAAGACAGAGATGGAAAGATGGCCTCACTCCGCACCCATTTCACCTCTTCAAAGAGGCGAAAGTTCAGCGCCTGAGAGCCAGTTGATAAGGTTCAAAAACTGGGCTGGCAAGAAACGGTCGCCTTGCCTGTGGGCTACGAAAAGAATCGCTTTTTGAGGTCCGAAAAAAATCCTCTTGCAGACGCagcctctcccgccttgCCGTCGGTCAAGAACAACTTCCCCGGCTCacttccctctccctctcttctgcccctcggagaagaaaaagaagagttGGATGAAGAGGAGGGTCTTGCGTTGCCCGCTACCGCTTGCTGCAggcacagaggagacagccaattgacagagacagacagacgaccgatagacagacagacactcAGATAAAAGAAGCTATAGGtgtagagagacaggcatagatagagagaaagaaatacATGAACGAGGGGatcagaagaaagaggcgagagtGAGAAGATGGTACAGAGGAAGCGGTGGAGTCACAACGGGCtagagaacaagaaagagaagggaatACAAACAGgacaagagacagggaagaccAAGACACCGTTCAGTCTAGGGGGTGAGAACGGATTCGATTGCTTGGAGTGAATGTGCTGCACATCCAGGCTTTTTTCGCGCTTCCAGCCTCGCAGCAAGCAGTTTCGCTTCTGTAGTTGATGAGTGATGCTAGAGAAAAGAGGATAAGACACTTTGACAACGttcgaggaaacgaggcgaCCAGCGAAGTCGGTCACACCCGAAAAAAGGCGCAGCAAGGAGGAGGCAAAATCGGCCAAAGTGGGGTGAAGGTGAGAGGGAAACGCACCGGAGACCAGGCGAGACAGGATAATaaaaggcgaaagaaaaaaaggcctAAATAGTAGATGCGAAGCTCGAATGGATAAATATTTCGTGAATATTTCGAGAGAAAATGCAATGTTCATTATGCTGAATTAGAGTTGAAAACGTCAAGTTCAAAAACtagaagaaagaggcagaagggagggcgagaaaaagggatcagagagaagcagaagagagagaacaacaaagaaaagaaagacaggagactTGCCTTCACAGCGTCTTCGACACTCCGAGTCACCTGCGCTTTCAActccgccgccttcctcgaagAGTGAACGGCGAAATTCTGGAAAGTGTGATTGTTCTGagccgcgagagaaaagcaacagagagaggtcgCGAGACCAATGGGGAGGGGGGACCGCGAGAAGccagagaacgaaaaagaagaggaaaacacagggaaagaaacggagaaagaaatggagaaagaaatggagaaagaaacagcacATTTTGTGCATGTTGGGCGCTTCGGCGATGCAAGCGTATATACAGCCGGACGCTCGTCCAAATTGcgtgttttctgtcgcgttGTTCCTGTCGGA contains the following coding sequences:
- a CDS encoding hypothetical protein (encoded by transcript TGME49_311150~Predicted trans-membrane domain (TMHMM2.0):192-215), giving the protein MVTQSALRVRGASAETLPAFRFSPRFSPRFASSLPWRISHWRPARQIFKPLAVRPTCLSSPCPRLPLPAPLRSFSSTTSSPSPPCSSSAPPSSVSPPALPPLSPASPAPASLPACSAPLPFIAHGRSMPGQRLLPCSPEDVAVLSASSLRFPNPQEVEGGVIVRLVRRSDPVTSPVLRSVRNRQYGIRGSERWWLLGSGALASACLLALGFWQLARMQWKHQLIEYRRAQMRKPAVWVTRGPFPWTVSSEDHRCTGDGSSDSTQERPETRKEGARAEARRCDAEAKNLSPLPSTNSDSSSPAHSPSSPPSSSCSSSSSVAVVEKSSFEREEELRAAWAYRPVIARGVLDSSTELRVGPRPGLEPGTTGYLLVSPLRLEDGNVLLVNKGHLQTEDAKLPPFRRPETRREGAWRTREVNLAQGRSALADACSGSTPGGGWEASAAARDAFARDSGCSLDAKTRDEPPGWVTVRGILEPGEIPSSTCQCLLAGNRPKDAQFIFLVPADLVEGLRPGTVPHKAATGAMILNAYDIVYDEDVRAAKRSRERKEGEVGADAGESRDRRAEQRSQGLGAKGEEEDGSRGEKDVPAKEEREASRERMSTLASLPRSLAAELGAEDPSSFAALLGLAEIPKRFAKYQQKRKDDYLLFWADEHTHFNYACQWFVMALCTASMTLYKFVQVSRWRW
- a CDS encoding hypothetical protein (encoded by transcript TGME49_311155~Signal peptide predicted by SignalP 2.0 HMM (probability 0.637) with cleavage site probability 0.322 at residue 22), which translates into the protein MFRKMAHLLRLFNAFLQQQLSATVYSFLVNNHTFQNFAVHSSRKAAELKAQVTRSVEDAVKQAVAGNARPSSSSNSSFSSPRGRREGEGSEPGKLFLTDGKAGEAASARGFFSDLKKRFFS